A portion of the Pseudomonas protegens CHA0 genome contains these proteins:
- the tusA gene encoding sulfurtransferase TusA — translation MSQIIDTPVDGTLDATGLNCPEPVMMLHQHIRDLPPGGLLKVIATDPSTRRDIPKFCVFLDHELVAQQEEAGTYLYWIRKKLD, via the coding sequence ATGAGCCAGATTATCGATACGCCGGTTGACGGCACCCTCGACGCCACCGGCCTCAACTGCCCGGAGCCGGTGATGATGCTGCACCAGCACATCCGCGACCTGCCGCCGGGCGGGCTGTTGAAGGTGATTGCCACCGACCCCTCCACCCGCCGCGACATTCCCAAGTTCTGTGTGTTTCTCGACCATGAACTGGTAGCGCAGCAGGAAGAGGCAGGTACCTACCTCTACTGGATCCGCAAGAAGCTCGATTAA
- a CDS encoding MATE family efflux transporter, protein MNSVTDSPAATATSRPARVGRELHDLLVLALPIMIAQVATTAMGFVDAVMAGRVGPRDLAAVALGNSIWIPVFLLMTGTLLATTPKVAQRFGAGNLHEIGPLVRQALWLAVVAGISALLILISAEPVLHLMNVDPELIKPCMGYLHGIASGLPAVALYYVLRCLSDGLGRTVPSMVIGLGGLALNIPINYIFIYGHFGVPAMGGVGCGWATAIVMWAMMLGMAGWIFWAPAYRKIQLFSRFDWPQGAMIGRLLSIGLPIGIAVFAESSIFAVIALLIGSLGATVVAGHQIALNVSALMFMIPYSLAMAVTVRVGQALGRQQPRNARFSAGVGMATSLAYACLSASLMFFLREPIATIYTTDPMVIQVASMLIVYAALFQFSDGIQVTAAGALRGYQDTRVTMILTLFAYWGIGLPVGYALGLTDWFGPARGPSGLWEGLIVGLSCAALMLSIRLTRSARKQIRISRSAG, encoded by the coding sequence GTGAATTCCGTGACTGACTCCCCTGCCGCCACCGCCACCAGCCGCCCTGCCCGGGTCGGCCGTGAACTGCATGACCTGCTGGTACTGGCCCTGCCCATCATGATTGCCCAGGTGGCCACCACCGCCATGGGCTTTGTCGATGCCGTGATGGCCGGCCGGGTCGGCCCGCGGGATCTGGCAGCCGTCGCCCTGGGCAACTCGATCTGGATTCCGGTGTTCCTGCTGATGACCGGCACCCTGCTGGCCACCACGCCCAAGGTGGCGCAGCGCTTCGGCGCCGGCAACCTGCACGAGATCGGCCCGCTGGTGCGCCAGGCACTGTGGCTCGCCGTGGTGGCCGGGATCTCGGCCCTGCTGATACTGATCAGTGCCGAGCCGGTGCTGCACCTGATGAATGTCGATCCGGAACTGATCAAGCCCTGCATGGGCTACCTGCACGGCATCGCCAGTGGCTTGCCGGCGGTAGCGCTGTACTACGTGCTGCGCTGCCTCAGCGATGGCCTGGGCCGCACGGTGCCGAGCATGGTCATCGGCCTGGGAGGCCTGGCCCTGAACATCCCCATCAACTACATCTTCATCTATGGCCATTTCGGTGTACCGGCCATGGGTGGCGTCGGTTGCGGCTGGGCCACGGCCATCGTGATGTGGGCCATGATGCTGGGCATGGCCGGCTGGATTTTCTGGGCACCGGCCTACCGCAAGATCCAGTTGTTCAGCCGCTTCGACTGGCCGCAAGGGGCGATGATCGGGCGCTTGCTGAGCATCGGCCTGCCCATCGGCATTGCAGTGTTCGCCGAATCGAGCATTTTCGCGGTGATCGCCCTGCTGATCGGCAGCCTTGGGGCCACGGTGGTGGCCGGGCACCAGATCGCCCTCAACGTCAGCGCCCTGATGTTCATGATTCCCTACTCCCTGGCCATGGCGGTGACCGTGCGGGTCGGCCAGGCCCTGGGCCGCCAGCAACCCCGCAATGCGCGCTTCAGCGCCGGCGTCGGCATGGCCACGTCACTGGCCTACGCCTGCCTTTCGGCGAGCCTGATGTTCTTCCTGCGTGAGCCCATCGCCACCATCTACACCACCGACCCGATGGTGATTCAGGTCGCTTCGATGCTGATTGTGTATGCGGCGCTGTTCCAGTTTTCCGATGGCATCCAGGTCACGGCGGCCGGCGCATTGCGCGGCTACCAGGACACTCGGGTGACCATGATCCTGACCCTGTTCGCCTACTGGGGGATTGGCTTGCCGGTGGGCTACGCGCTGGGCCTGACCGACTGGTTCGGCCCGGCGCGGGGCCCGAGCGGCCTGTGGGAAGGCCTGATCGTGGGCTTGAGCTGCGCGGCGCTGATGCTGTCGATCCGCCTGACCCGCAGCGCGCGCAAGCAGATCCGCATCAGCCGCTCGGCGGGTTAA
- the pdxB gene encoding 4-phosphoerythronate dehydrogenase PdxB — MLIVADENIPLIEEFFAGFGEIRRFPGRAIDRATVEQADVLLVRSVTQVDRQLLEGSPVRFVGTCTIGTDHLDLEHFQQAGITWSSAPGCNARGVVDYVLGSLLTLAEIEGVDLAQRCYGVVGAGEVGGRLIEVLRGLGWNVLVCDPQRQAAEGGDYVSLEQLLERCDVISLHTPLTKSGQDSTWHLLDRQRLNRLRHGTWLINAARGPVVDNRALAEVLRQREDLQAVLDVWEEEPTVDASLADLCVLATPHIAGYSLDGKQRGTAQIYQAYCRFLGQAEQVSLSALLPAPWVPQVSLNANADPAWALAMICRAVYDPRRDDADFRRSLSDDVAQQRSAFDGLRKHYPERREIDGLEVRIQGESAALSRIVRALGAREA, encoded by the coding sequence ATGTTGATTGTTGCCGACGAAAATATCCCCCTGATCGAAGAGTTCTTTGCCGGTTTCGGCGAGATCCGGCGTTTCCCCGGGCGCGCCATCGACCGGGCGACCGTGGAGCAGGCAGATGTGTTGCTGGTGCGCTCGGTGACCCAGGTCGACCGCCAGTTGCTGGAAGGCAGCCCGGTGCGGTTTGTCGGCACCTGCACCATCGGCACCGATCACCTGGACCTGGAGCATTTCCAGCAGGCCGGGATCACCTGGTCCAGCGCCCCGGGCTGCAACGCCCGGGGTGTGGTGGACTATGTGCTGGGTAGCCTGCTGACCCTGGCCGAGATCGAAGGCGTGGACCTGGCGCAGCGTTGCTATGGCGTGGTCGGTGCCGGTGAAGTGGGCGGGCGCCTGATCGAGGTGCTGCGTGGCCTGGGCTGGAATGTGCTGGTCTGCGATCCGCAGCGGCAGGCGGCGGAAGGCGGCGACTATGTCAGCCTGGAGCAGTTGCTCGAGCGTTGCGATGTCATCAGCCTGCACACACCCCTGACCAAGAGCGGTCAAGACTCCACCTGGCACCTGCTGGATCGCCAGCGGCTGAACCGGCTCAGGCACGGCACCTGGCTGATCAACGCGGCCCGTGGCCCAGTGGTGGATAACCGGGCCCTGGCTGAGGTGCTGCGCCAGCGCGAGGACTTGCAGGCGGTGCTGGATGTCTGGGAAGAGGAGCCGACGGTGGATGCTTCCCTGGCGGACCTCTGCGTGCTGGCGACGCCGCATATCGCCGGTTACAGCCTGGACGGCAAGCAACGGGGCACGGCGCAGATCTACCAGGCCTACTGCCGTTTCCTCGGGCAGGCCGAGCAGGTCAGCCTGTCGGCCTTGCTGCCGGCGCCCTGGGTGCCTCAGGTCAGCCTGAATGCCAATGCGGACCCGGCCTGGGCCCTGGCGATGATCTGCCGTGCCGTGTATGACCCGCGTCGCGATGATGCGGATTTTCGCCGTAGCCTGTCGGATGATGTAGCTCAGCAGCGCAGTGCCTTCGATGGTCTGCGCAAGCATTATCCGGAGCGCCGCGAGATCGACGGCCTGGAAGTGCGCATCCAGGGCGAGTCCGCGGCCTTGAGCCGGATCGTCCGTGCCTTGGGTGCCAGGGAAGCCTGA
- a CDS encoding PA1571 family protein gives MSLQHSSNDKIQVIRTQPNQSLGCAIIDAQGREVPITEDMIQNACRELEKRLVKPARQD, from the coding sequence ATGTCCTTGCAACACAGCAGCAATGACAAGATTCAAGTGATCCGTACCCAGCCGAACCAGTCTCTGGGGTGTGCCATCATCGACGCCCAGGGTCGCGAAGTACCTATTACTGAAGACATGATCCAGAACGCCTGCCGCGAACTGGAAAAGCGACTGGTCAAGCCTGCTCGGCAAGATTGA
- a CDS encoding ABC transporter transmembrane domain-containing protein — MNSMLSSRHRRALHLASRFVAPYRWQALGALLALIVTAGITLSMGQGIRLLVDQGFMTQSPHLLNQSIGLFLLLVLALAVGTFVRFYLVSWIGERCVADIRRQVFNHLIYLHPGFYENNRSSEIQSRLTADTTLLQSVIGSSLSLFLRNALMVLGGIVLLFVTNPKLTSIVVIALPLVLAPILIFGRRVRSLSRLSQDRIADVGSYVSETLGQIKTVQAYNHQPQDERRFAVTVEQAFDTARKRIVQRAWLITLVIVLVLGAVGVMLWVGGMDVIAGRISGGELAAFVFYSLIVGSAFGTLSEVIGELQRAAGAAERIAELLRADNIIQPPADGLVSLPARVRGDLELDGLRFSYPSRPDRFAIDGLSLSIRSGETLALVGPSGAGKSTLYDLLLRFYDPQQGRILLDGVALTQLDPLDLRRCFALVSQSPALFYGSIEENIRYGNPEATLAQVQEAAKIAYAHEFIEQMPEGYQTHLGDAGLGLSGGQRQRLAIARALLVDAPILLLDEATSALDAQSEHLIQQALPSLMKNRTTLVIAHRLATVKNADRIAVMDQGRLAAVGTHQQLIASNPLYARLAALQFSDG, encoded by the coding sequence ATGAACAGCATGCTTTCTTCTCGTCACCGCCGGGCGCTGCATCTGGCCAGCCGCTTTGTCGCTCCCTACCGTTGGCAGGCGCTGGGCGCCTTGTTGGCACTGATAGTTACCGCCGGCATTACCCTGTCCATGGGGCAGGGCATTCGCCTGTTGGTGGACCAGGGCTTCATGACTCAATCGCCCCATCTGTTGAACCAGTCCATCGGCCTGTTCCTGTTGCTGGTGCTGGCGCTGGCGGTGGGCACCTTCGTGCGCTTTTACCTGGTGTCGTGGATTGGCGAGCGTTGCGTGGCGGATATCCGGCGCCAGGTGTTCAATCACCTGATCTACCTGCATCCCGGGTTCTACGAAAACAACCGCAGCTCGGAAATCCAGTCGCGCTTGACCGCGGACACCACCTTGCTGCAATCGGTGATCGGGTCTTCGCTGTCGCTGTTTTTGCGCAATGCGCTGATGGTGCTGGGGGGGATCGTGCTGCTGTTTGTCACCAACCCCAAGCTCACCAGCATTGTGGTCATCGCCTTGCCGCTGGTGCTGGCGCCAATCCTGATCTTCGGTCGGCGGGTGCGCAGCCTGTCGCGCCTGAGCCAGGACCGGATTGCCGATGTCGGCAGCTATGTCTCGGAAACCCTCGGCCAGATCAAGACGGTCCAGGCCTACAACCACCAACCCCAGGATGAACGGCGGTTTGCCGTGACCGTGGAGCAGGCGTTCGACACGGCGCGCAAGCGGATTGTCCAGCGTGCCTGGCTGATCACCCTGGTGATCGTCCTGGTGCTGGGGGCGGTGGGGGTGATGCTCTGGGTCGGTGGCATGGACGTGATTGCCGGGCGCATCTCCGGCGGCGAGCTGGCGGCATTCGTCTTCTACAGCCTGATTGTCGGCAGTGCCTTCGGCACCCTGAGCGAAGTGATCGGCGAGTTGCAGCGCGCGGCCGGCGCGGCGGAGCGGATTGCCGAATTGTTGCGGGCGGACAATATCATCCAGCCGCCCGCCGACGGGCTGGTAAGCCTGCCGGCGCGGGTGCGGGGTGATCTGGAGCTGGACGGGCTGCGGTTTTCCTATCCGTCGCGGCCCGACCGCTTCGCGATCGATGGTTTGAGCCTGAGCATCCGGTCCGGAGAGACTCTGGCGTTGGTGGGGCCTTCCGGGGCCGGTAAATCCACCCTTTATGATCTGTTGCTGCGCTTCTACGACCCGCAGCAGGGAAGGATCCTGCTGGATGGCGTGGCCCTGACCCAGCTCGACCCGCTGGACCTGCGTCGCTGCTTCGCCCTGGTTTCGCAAAGCCCGGCGCTGTTCTACGGCAGCATCGAGGAGAACATTCGCTACGGCAATCCCGAGGCGACCCTGGCCCAGGTCCAGGAAGCGGCGAAGATCGCCTATGCCCATGAGTTCATCGAACAGATGCCCGAGGGTTACCAGACCCACCTGGGGGATGCCGGGCTTGGCCTTTCGGGCGGCCAGCGCCAGCGCCTGGCGATAGCTAGGGCCTTGCTGGTGGACGCGCCGATCCTGCTACTGGACGAAGCCACCAGCGCCCTGGACGCGCAAAGCGAGCACCTGATCCAGCAGGCCTTGCCCAGCCTGATGAAGAACCGCACCACCCTGGTGATCGCCCATCGCCTGGCCACGGTGAAGAATGCCGACCGGATCGCGGTCATGGACCAGGGCAGGCTGGCCGCGGTGGGTACCCACCAGCAACTGATTGCCAGCAACCCCTTGTATGCGCGCCTGGCGGCCCTGCAATTCAGCGATGGCTGA
- a CDS encoding transglycosylase SLT domain-containing protein gives MRSRLFSVLSCLLLSTTAVHCAQAADLTLQRQYYDEAKRALAKGDSGPYFRYADALRDYPLEPYLAYDELTARLKSASNPEIEKFLAEHGDLPQANWMKLRWLRWLAERGDWATFTKYYDPKLNFTELDCLNGQYQLGHNLKAEGYAATEKLWLTGKSQPAACDALFAQWAAEGQLTEQKRWQRAKLAAEARNYPLANSLVKSMTTLAPQGRLLVDVAQKPELLSQPSRFQPADEAMSDVVGLGLRRLARQDPDKAMALLDGYASSMHFSRDEKVAIAREIGLTLARRFDSRALDVMTKYDPELRDNTVSEWRLRLLLRLARWEDAYQLTRKLPQDLATTNRWRYWQARSLELAEPKNPQAQVLFKGLARERDFYGFLAADHAKAPYQLNNQPLMLSQAVINKVRNTPGVRRALELHARGQIVDGRREWYHVSRHFNRDEMVAQAKLAYDLKWYFPAIRTISQAQYWDDLDIRFPMAHRDTLVREAKVRGLHSSWVFAITRQESAFMDDARSGVGASGLMQLMPGTAKETARKFSIPLASPQQVLDPDKNIQLGAAYLSQVHSQFNGNRVLASAAYNAGPGRVRQWLKGADHLSFDVWVESIPFDETRQYVQNVLSYSVIYGQKLNSPQPLVDWHERYFDDQ, from the coding sequence ATGCGCAGTCGCCTTTTCAGTGTTTTATCTTGCCTGCTTCTTTCCACCACAGCCGTCCACTGCGCCCAGGCGGCAGACCTGACTCTACAGCGCCAGTATTACGATGAAGCCAAGCGCGCCCTGGCCAAAGGCGATTCCGGCCCCTATTTCCGTTATGCCGATGCGCTGCGCGACTATCCGCTGGAGCCCTACCTGGCCTACGACGAGCTCACGGCCCGGCTGAAATCCGCCAGCAATCCCGAGATCGAGAAGTTTCTCGCCGAACATGGCGACCTGCCCCAGGCCAACTGGATGAAACTGCGCTGGTTGCGCTGGCTGGCCGAACGCGGCGACTGGGCGACCTTCACCAAGTACTACGATCCGAAACTCAACTTCACCGAACTGGACTGCCTCAATGGCCAGTACCAGCTGGGGCACAACCTCAAGGCCGAAGGCTACGCCGCCACCGAGAAGCTCTGGCTGACCGGCAAATCCCAACCTGCTGCCTGCGACGCGTTGTTCGCCCAGTGGGCCGCCGAAGGCCAGTTGACCGAACAGAAGCGCTGGCAGCGAGCCAAACTGGCCGCCGAGGCCCGCAACTACCCCCTGGCCAACAGCCTGGTAAAGAGCATGACCACCCTGGCGCCCCAGGGCCGCCTGCTGGTGGACGTGGCGCAAAAACCCGAACTGCTGAGCCAGCCCTCGCGCTTCCAGCCTGCCGATGAAGCCATGTCCGACGTGGTTGGCCTCGGCCTGCGCCGCCTGGCGCGCCAGGATCCGGACAAGGCCATGGCCCTGCTGGATGGCTATGCCAGCAGCATGCACTTTTCCCGTGACGAAAAAGTGGCCATCGCCCGCGAGATCGGCCTGACCCTGGCACGGCGCTTCGACAGCCGCGCCCTGGACGTGATGACCAAGTACGATCCCGAGCTGCGGGACAACACCGTCTCCGAATGGCGCCTGCGCTTGCTGCTGCGCCTGGCGCGCTGGGAAGACGCCTACCAGCTGACCCGCAAGCTGCCCCAGGACCTGGCCACCACCAACCGCTGGCGCTACTGGCAGGCCCGTAGCCTGGAACTGGCCGAACCGAAGAACCCTCAGGCCCAGGTATTGTTCAAGGGCCTGGCCCGGGAGCGGGATTTCTACGGCTTCCTTGCCGCCGATCACGCCAAGGCGCCCTACCAGCTCAATAACCAGCCGCTGATGCTCAGCCAAGCCGTGATCAACAAGGTACGCAACACCCCGGGTGTACGCCGCGCGCTGGAGCTGCATGCCCGCGGGCAGATCGTCGACGGCCGCCGCGAGTGGTACCACGTCAGCCGGCATTTCAACCGCGACGAAATGGTTGCCCAGGCCAAGCTGGCCTACGACCTGAAATGGTACTTCCCGGCCATTCGCACCATCAGCCAGGCTCAGTACTGGGATGACCTGGACATCCGCTTCCCCATGGCCCACCGCGACACCCTAGTGCGCGAAGCCAAGGTTCGCGGCCTGCATTCCAGCTGGGTGTTCGCCATTACCCGCCAGGAAAGCGCCTTCATGGACGACGCCCGTTCCGGCGTCGGCGCCAGCGGCCTGATGCAACTGATGCCCGGCACCGCCAAGGAAACCGCGCGCAAGTTCAGCATTCCCCTGGCCTCGCCCCAGCAAGTGCTGGACCCGGACAAGAACATCCAGTTGGGCGCCGCCTACCTGAGCCAGGTCCACAGCCAGTTCAACGGCAACCGGGTACTGGCTTCCGCCGCCTACAACGCCGGCCCCGGGCGGGTGCGCCAGTGGCTCAAGGGGGCCGACCACCTGAGTTTCGATGTCTGGGTGGAAAGCATTCCTTTCGACGAAACCCGCCAGTACGTGCAGAACGTACTGTCCTACTCGGTGATCTACGGCCAGAAGCTCAATTCGCCGCAGCCCCTGGTGGACTGGCACGAACGCTACTTCGACGATCAGTAA
- a CDS encoding ATP-binding cassette domain-containing protein produces the protein MTLLKFSDVSLAFGAMPLLDKVSWQIARGERVCIIGRNGTGKSSMMKLVKGDQKPDDGSVWRAPGLKIGELPQELPVADERTVFDVVAQGLDGVGELLAQYHHLSQNIVTDADLEKLMHVQHDLEARDGWRLQQLVDSTLSRLQLPADKTLAELSGGWRRRVLLAQALVSEPDLLLLDEPTNHLDIGAIAWLEEALKDFQGAVLFITHDRSFLQNLATRILELDRGGLIDWNGDYASFLVHKEAMLAAEETANALFDKRLAQEEVWIRQGIKARRTRNEGRVRALKALRVERSERRERTGKANIQLETADKSGKQVMVLENVSFAHPDGPFLVKDFSMVLQRGDRIGLLGANGTGKTTLLKLMLGGLVPSSGKVEEGTRIDVAYFDQLRHQLDLEKTVIDNVAEGRDFIEIDGQSRHVLSYLGDFLFSPQRARTPVKALSGGERARLLLAKLFSKPANLLVLDEPTNDLDVETLELLEEVLLTFQGTVLMVSHDRAFLDNVVTSTLVFEGEGKVREYVGGYQDWLRQGGSPRLLGVTENKSGKAELNSAVVAPVQAAPAPVQEAPAAKKKLSYKLQRELEALPGQIDAMEQQIAGVEAEMADAGFYQRPAAETAAVIARLEQLNAELEQMVERWAELDA, from the coding sequence ATGACCCTGCTCAAATTCAGCGATGTGTCCCTTGCTTTCGGCGCCATGCCGTTGTTGGACAAGGTGTCCTGGCAGATCGCCCGTGGTGAGCGGGTGTGCATCATCGGCCGTAACGGTACTGGCAAATCCAGCATGATGAAGCTGGTCAAGGGCGATCAGAAGCCCGACGACGGCTCCGTATGGCGCGCACCCGGTCTGAAGATCGGCGAATTGCCCCAGGAATTGCCGGTGGCCGACGAGCGGACCGTGTTCGACGTGGTTGCCCAGGGCCTGGATGGTGTCGGTGAGTTGCTGGCCCAGTACCACCACCTGAGCCAGAACATCGTCACCGACGCCGATCTGGAAAAACTGATGCACGTCCAGCACGACCTCGAAGCCCGTGACGGCTGGCGCCTGCAACAACTGGTGGACAGCACCCTGAGCCGCCTGCAACTGCCGGCCGACAAGACCCTCGCCGAGTTGTCCGGCGGCTGGCGTCGTCGCGTGCTGCTGGCCCAGGCCCTGGTGTCCGAGCCGGACCTGCTGCTGCTCGACGAGCCCACCAACCACCTGGACATTGGTGCCATCGCCTGGCTGGAAGAGGCGCTGAAGGATTTCCAGGGGGCGGTCCTCTTTATTACCCACGACCGTTCCTTCCTGCAGAACCTGGCCACCCGCATCCTCGAACTGGACCGCGGCGGCCTGATCGACTGGAACGGCGACTACGCCAGCTTCCTGGTGCACAAGGAAGCCATGCTGGCGGCGGAAGAAACCGCCAACGCGCTGTTCGACAAGCGCCTGGCCCAGGAGGAAGTCTGGATTCGCCAGGGCATCAAGGCCCGGCGCACCCGCAACGAAGGCCGCGTGCGCGCCCTCAAGGCGCTGCGTGTCGAGCGCAGCGAACGTCGCGAGCGTACCGGCAAGGCCAATATCCAGCTGGAAACCGCAGACAAGTCCGGCAAGCAGGTGATGGTGCTGGAGAACGTCAGCTTCGCTCACCCGGACGGTCCGTTCCTGGTCAAGGACTTCTCCATGGTCCTGCAGCGCGGCGATCGCATCGGCCTCTTGGGCGCCAACGGTACCGGCAAGACCACGCTGCTCAAGCTGATGCTCGGTGGCCTGGTGCCCAGCAGCGGTAAGGTGGAAGAGGGTACGCGTATCGACGTGGCCTACTTCGACCAGTTGCGCCATCAGCTGGATCTGGAAAAGACCGTGATCGACAACGTCGCCGAAGGTCGCGACTTCATCGAGATCGATGGCCAGAGCCGCCACGTGCTGAGCTACCTCGGCGACTTCCTGTTCAGCCCGCAGCGTGCTCGCACGCCGGTCAAGGCGTTGTCTGGCGGCGAACGTGCGCGGTTGCTGCTGGCCAAGCTGTTCAGTAAACCGGCCAACCTGCTGGTGCTCGATGAACCGACCAACGACCTGGATGTAGAAACCCTCGAACTGCTGGAAGAGGTGCTGCTGACCTTCCAGGGCACTGTGCTGATGGTCAGCCACGACCGGGCATTCCTCGACAACGTGGTGACCAGTACCCTGGTCTTCGAAGGCGAAGGCAAGGTGCGCGAGTACGTCGGCGGCTACCAGGACTGGTTGCGCCAGGGCGGTTCGCCGCGGTTGCTGGGGGTGACCGAGAACAAGTCCGGCAAGGCCGAGCTGAATTCTGCAGTGGTGGCACCGGTACAGGCGGCTCCGGCTCCTGTCCAGGAAGCGCCGGCGGCGAAAAAGAAGCTCAGCTACAAATTGCAGCGCGAGCTTGAGGCTTTGCCGGGGCAGATCGACGCCATGGAGCAGCAGATCGCCGGGGTCGAGGCGGAAATGGCTGACGCTGGTTTCTATCAGCGCCCGGCGGCGGAAACTGCAGCGGTAATTGCCCGCCTTGAGCAGTTGAATGCCGAACTGGAGCAGATGGTCGAGCGCTGGGCCGAACTGGATGCCTGA
- a CDS encoding universal stress protein encodes MPYHHILVAVDLTEECDPVIHRARELSVSNGAKLSLVHIVEPMAMAFGGDVPMDLSQLQQQQFDQARERLDRLINKYPELTKEYSHLTYGQPRQEIHHLAKEQECDLIVVGSHGRHGLALLLGSTANDVLHGAPCDVLAVHLVKR; translated from the coding sequence ATGCCCTACCACCATATTCTGGTCGCCGTAGATCTAACCGAAGAGTGCGATCCTGTTATCCACCGTGCTCGCGAACTGTCGGTGAGCAATGGAGCCAAGCTGTCCCTGGTGCACATTGTCGAACCCATGGCCATGGCCTTCGGGGGCGACGTCCCCATGGATCTTTCGCAATTGCAGCAGCAACAGTTCGACCAGGCCCGGGAGCGTCTTGATCGGCTGATCAACAAGTACCCGGAGCTGACCAAGGAATACAGCCACCTGACCTACGGCCAGCCGCGCCAGGAAATCCATCACCTGGCCAAGGAACAGGAATGCGACCTGATCGTGGTCGGCAGCCACGGCCGACATGGCCTGGCCCTGCTACTGGGCTCCACCGCCAATGACGTCCTGCACGGCGCGCCTTGCGACGTGCTGGCCGTGCACCTGGTCAAACGCTGA